AAACCTCTTCTCTATGTAATCTCTCAACTTTATGAGCTTCTCGGACTCGGCCGGTGCAAAGTATGTATTTAGGAACTTTGTCGCTACAGAGAACCTTGATGCGACCGCATCCTTTTCTATACGGCTCGAGAGGGCGGTACCATCACTACCGAACCATCTAACTCTCAATAAGATTGGGTAATCATTAGCTTGAGTGAAGAGTGTAGCTGCTTCTTCAAATGCTACCAAGTAAACACCGACCTTTTCGCTACCCCATCTTCTAACAGCTTCATCGACCCTCGATGCGAGAACTCGAACTTCAGCGGAGAATTCTTTTGCATCTGGGGCGTATCTGATACCTTCAAGGACCGTCCCACCCAATTCTTTAAACCTTTTCGATGTTGCATCTACCAATCCATCGCCCCACGCATCCCCC
The nucleotide sequence above comes from Nitrososphaerales archaeon. Encoded proteins:
- a CDS encoding ABC transporter substrate-binding protein — its product is GDAWGDGLVDATSKRFKELGGTVLEGIRYAPDAKEFSAEVRVLASRVDEAVRRWGSEKVGVYLVAFEEAATLFTQANDYPILLRVRWFGSDGTALSSRIEKDAVASRFSVATKFLNTYFAPAESEKLIKLRDYIEKRFGRKSDPYAYNSYDALWVVVQSILVAGKYDADAIRSVLPTVAENTFGASGWIKLNPAGDRETADYDLWAIVMKDGTPKWEKVGYYSAATDSVTWLVKY